The Candidatus Melainabacteria bacterium genome includes a window with the following:
- a CDS encoding aspartate kinase codes for MSISVLKFGGTSVKNISRIHHVADVVAKCGSAKSVVVVSAMGDTTDYLYSLAKQCATVPNKRELDLLLSTGEQVSIALLALTLQEKGINAKSFTGSQIGITTDNSHSTARILDICRDTLKKALEDHDVVVVAGFQGLSESGEITTLGRGGSDTTAVALAAACGATTCDIYTDVDGIFTTDPNKIAEAQIIPTICYDEVLELARVGAQVLHPRAVELAKEYNIQVRVRNTFNPAHQGTIINGENKVERIRKVSGIAVDGNQAHVTFAGVPVDFPFIGTTLDCLGKQNVSVDMVSQNIDFANRTKCLSLAIKYEDLDSAILILQELKQACGANDLIVDKEVAKVSIIGTGLGNSQEASTKLLSVLEDHSIYVKLLYCGESRISCLIPTAAANHAAALLHREFKLNELSTNTLVRSA; via the coding sequence ATGAGCATCTCTGTACTTAAATTCGGTGGCACTTCGGTGAAGAACATCAGTCGAATTCATCATGTAGCCGACGTTGTGGCCAAGTGCGGAAGCGCTAAGAGTGTGGTCGTGGTATCAGCCATGGGTGATACCACCGACTATCTCTACAGCCTGGCAAAACAATGCGCTACAGTGCCAAACAAGAGAGAACTGGATCTGCTTCTATCAACTGGAGAACAGGTATCTATCGCTTTGTTGGCTTTGACTCTGCAAGAGAAAGGTATAAATGCCAAATCTTTCACAGGGTCACAGATCGGCATAACAACCGATAATTCACATAGCACCGCAAGAATTCTCGATATTTGTCGAGATACGCTCAAGAAAGCCCTGGAGGACCATGACGTAGTTGTGGTGGCAGGCTTCCAGGGATTGAGCGAATCGGGCGAAATTACAACCCTTGGTCGAGGCGGCTCCGATACCACCGCAGTCGCTCTCGCCGCAGCTTGCGGAGCCACCACCTGCGACATCTATACCGATGTGGACGGAATATTCACAACAGATCCAAACAAAATTGCAGAAGCACAAATCATCCCGACAATCTGTTATGACGAAGTTCTCGAACTAGCACGCGTTGGAGCGCAAGTTTTGCATCCTCGAGCGGTTGAGCTAGCAAAGGAATACAACATACAGGTGCGTGTACGGAATACGTTCAATCCTGCTCACCAGGGCACTATTATCAATGGAGAAAACAAAGTGGAAAGAATTCGCAAAGTAAGTGGCATTGCCGTAGATGGAAATCAAGCCCATGTAACTTTCGCAGGTGTACCAGTCGACTTCCCATTTATTGGCACAACGCTCGATTGTTTGGGTAAACAAAATGTCTCAGTAGATATGGTTTCGCAAAATATCGATTTTGCAAATCGCACCAAGTGCTTGAGTTTAGCAATCAAGTATGAAGACCTGGATTCGGCTATTTTGATTCTCCAGGAGCTCAAACAAGCATGCGGCGCCAACGACCTGATTGTTGATAAGGAAGTGGCAAAAGTGAGCATAATTGGGACCGGGCTGGGTAATTCGCAGGAAGCATCAACCAAGCTACTTTCCGTGCTCGAAGATCACAGCATTTACGTAAAACTTCTCTATTGCGGAGAATCACGCATCTCCTGTTTAATTCCGACGGCCGCCGCAAATCATGCAGCCGCTCTGCTCCACCGCGAATTCAAGCTTAACGAACTCAGCACTAATACCCTGGTGAGGTCGGCCTGA
- a CDS encoding cystathionine gamma-synthase, which produces MSQYKNCTSDEQLHFSTLAIHAGQDADPSTGALITPIFQTATFVLDELGVNKGYQYARTHNPTRTALEECLAALEGGKYGLACASGLAAAYTVTNLLKAGDHVIVGEDVYGGVYRLFEQVLTKYNLKFTYVNARNTHEVEQAITPETKLVWLETPTNPLLRLADLRAISKITKKNGLILVVDNTFATPYFQKPLALGADIVVHSTTKYLNGHSDVIGGAIVTSDDKLYEQLQFHNNAVGAVPGPFDCFLILRGLKTLALRMREHERNARAIAEYLEKHPAVEAVHYPGLPSHPQFDLAKSQMSGFGGMVSFVVKGGLDAAKDVVNNTKLFQLAESLGGVKSLICHPATMTHKPIPKEVREHCGIVDGLIRISTGIEEAADLIADLERVLPKTEAVKSAPELVVAV; this is translated from the coding sequence ATGAGCCAATATAAGAACTGTACATCCGACGAACAACTTCACTTCTCCACCCTGGCAATACATGCTGGACAGGACGCCGACCCATCCACAGGCGCCCTAATAACTCCAATTTTCCAGACAGCGACATTTGTTCTTGATGAACTGGGAGTCAACAAAGGCTATCAGTACGCGAGAACACATAATCCTACCCGTACAGCCCTGGAGGAATGCCTGGCAGCTCTCGAAGGTGGGAAATATGGCTTGGCTTGCGCCTCTGGACTGGCAGCTGCATATACAGTCACTAACCTGCTCAAAGCAGGAGACCACGTCATCGTAGGTGAAGATGTCTATGGTGGTGTCTACAGACTATTCGAGCAAGTACTGACCAAATACAATTTGAAGTTCACCTACGTCAATGCCCGCAACACACACGAAGTGGAGCAGGCTATCACTCCGGAGACTAAACTTGTCTGGCTCGAAACGCCTACAAATCCACTTCTTCGCCTTGCTGATCTTCGTGCCATTTCAAAAATCACCAAAAAGAATGGACTCATACTAGTTGTTGACAATACCTTTGCCACCCCATACTTTCAGAAGCCTCTTGCTCTTGGCGCCGATATCGTCGTCCACAGCACAACAAAGTATTTGAACGGACACAGTGACGTAATCGGCGGCGCAATAGTAACTTCCGACGACAAGCTCTACGAACAATTGCAGTTCCACAATAATGCAGTCGGCGCCGTTCCTGGTCCATTCGACTGCTTTTTGATTCTACGAGGGTTGAAAACGCTTGCTCTGCGTATGAGAGAACATGAGCGTAACGCTCGGGCTATTGCAGAATATCTGGAGAAGCACCCTGCCGTAGAAGCTGTCCATTACCCAGGACTGCCAAGTCACCCTCAATTTGACCTGGCTAAGTCACAAATGTCTGGATTCGGTGGAATGGTCTCATTTGTTGTAAAAGGCGGACTGGATGCGGCCAAAGATGTCGTCAACAACACTAAGCTGTTCCAACTTGCGGAAAGTCTGGGTGGAGTCAAATCACTTATCTGTCACCCCGCTACGATGACGCACAAACCCATACCGAAAGAAGTTCGGGAGCACTGCGGCATTGTCGACGGTTTGATCAGAATTTCAACCGGAATTGAAGAAGCTGCCGATTTGATTGCCGACCTTGAGCGCGTTCTTCCAAAGACGGAAGCAGTAAAGTCGGCGCCAGAACTAGTTGTCGCAGTATAG
- a CDS encoding YjbQ family protein, protein MPVKATIHTKKKKNILDITEQVEQLVGTAKSIKNGLVHIHTMHTTAAVTTADLDPGTDLDMLDAFDQIVPKLNYRHPHNPSHVPDHIMSSLIGPGVLVPFQNGSLILGTWQRIILVELDGPRDREIAVSVLKTEL, encoded by the coding sequence ATGCCAGTCAAAGCGACCATTCACACCAAAAAGAAAAAGAATATTCTGGACATAACAGAGCAAGTAGAACAGCTTGTCGGCACAGCGAAGTCGATCAAGAACGGTCTGGTCCACATTCACACTATGCACACAACGGCAGCTGTTACCACCGCAGACTTGGACCCGGGCACAGACCTGGACATGCTGGATGCCTTTGATCAAATCGTTCCCAAGTTGAATTATCGACATCCGCATAATCCCAGTCATGTACCGGACCACATCATGTCGTCTTTAATCGGTCCAGGCGTGTTGGTACCGTTTCAAAACGGATCTCTAATACTTGGAACATGGCAACGAATTATTTTAGTTGAATTAGATGGACCACGAGATCGAGAAATTGCAGTCTCAGTGCTTAAGACGGAACTCTAA
- a CDS encoding ATP phosphoribosyltransferase — MSNNQTSASTKGSLKRSEDGAGNAKTNLRLTIPKGRIQEKVMALLGQIGMNFLADGRSYRPLCSDPYIVTKLLKSQNIPSLVALGRHDCGFSGYDWIVEQDADVVELLDLNFDPVRIVAAMPEDLVGNDDFKTKDFGRKLIVASEYKSLTQRFIERNKLNAIFVQTFGATEALPPEDADVIVDNTSTGTTLKHNRLVIVEELMRSTTRFICNKQALEDPIKRKMLEEMTMLMKSTLLAKQKVMLEMNVSRDDFERVVSNLPCMRAPTISELYNGDGYAIKIAVPVKDVPDLIPTLVSLGARDILEYKVEKIVAGYDS, encoded by the coding sequence ATGTCAAACAATCAAACATCAGCCTCTACAAAGGGCTCACTGAAGCGATCTGAGGATGGCGCCGGCAACGCCAAGACGAATTTACGCTTGACCATTCCTAAAGGAAGAATCCAGGAAAAGGTCATGGCTCTCCTTGGTCAGATTGGCATGAACTTTCTTGCCGACGGTCGCTCTTATCGACCGCTTTGCTCCGACCCATATATTGTAACGAAACTGCTTAAATCTCAGAATATCCCCAGTCTGGTAGCGTTGGGGCGACATGATTGTGGCTTTTCTGGTTACGACTGGATCGTCGAACAGGATGCCGACGTTGTTGAATTGCTCGATTTGAACTTTGATCCCGTCAGAATTGTGGCAGCTATGCCTGAAGACCTGGTCGGCAACGACGACTTCAAAACCAAAGATTTTGGTCGTAAATTGATTGTCGCTTCCGAGTATAAAAGCCTGACCCAACGCTTTATCGAGCGAAATAAGTTGAACGCCATTTTCGTTCAGACTTTCGGTGCTACTGAGGCGCTGCCTCCCGAAGACGCAGACGTCATCGTCGACAATACTTCCACAGGTACGACTTTGAAGCATAATCGACTGGTCATTGTCGAAGAGTTGATGCGCTCCACAACTCGATTTATTTGCAACAAGCAAGCCCTGGAAGATCCGATCAAACGGAAGATGTTGGAGGAGATGACGATGCTCATGAAGAGCACGTTGCTTGCCAAACAGAAGGTTATGCTTGAAATGAATGTGTCTCGAGATGATTTCGAGCGGGTTGTCTCGAACTTGCCTTGTATGCGAGCACCAACGATATCTGAGTTGTACAACGGAGATGGTTACGCAATCAAGATTGCAGTGCCGGTTAAGGACGTACCAGATTTGATCCCGACACTTGTTTCCCTGGGGGCGCGGGATATTCTTGAATATAAAGTAGAAAAGATAGTGGCAGGATACGACAGTTAG
- the hisH gene encoding imidazole glycerol phosphate synthase subunit HisH: MRQLVASRITTEFDLVTSAGGNLGSISRTLTRMGVPFRLVGNDDPPGGSRPIILPGVGAFGAVMNSLKVNQFDQTIVKLVRSGTPFLGVCVGLQVLFDQSEEAPGVAGLGLIPGKVLKFRQGKVPQIGWNFIEPVNDSGWEKGYVYFVNSYYAKPDSEDVILYRSDYYESFCAAVKTGNVTAFQFHPEKSGEFGERLLRKWINDVS; this comes from the coding sequence ATACGACAGTTAGTGGCTAGCAGAATTACGACTGAGTTTGATCTTGTCACCTCTGCTGGTGGCAACCTGGGTAGCATAAGCCGCACTCTGACCAGGATGGGTGTGCCTTTCAGGTTGGTAGGCAACGATGACCCGCCTGGCGGATCGCGCCCGATCATCTTGCCTGGTGTGGGTGCTTTTGGCGCAGTGATGAATTCGCTCAAGGTAAATCAATTTGATCAGACTATAGTTAAACTGGTGCGATCCGGAACACCATTTCTTGGCGTTTGCGTAGGATTGCAAGTCCTTTTTGACCAGAGTGAAGAAGCTCCAGGTGTTGCTGGTTTAGGTTTGATCCCGGGAAAGGTTTTGAAATTTCGGCAGGGCAAAGTTCCGCAAATTGGCTGGAATTTTATTGAACCGGTAAATGATTCCGGATGGGAAAAGGGTTACGTATATTTCGTCAATTCTTACTATGCAAAGCCTGATTCGGAGGACGTCATATTGTATCGATCTGACTATTACGAATCGTTCTGTGCAGCTGTTAAAACCGGCAATGTCACAGCTTTTCAATTCCATCCGGAGAAGAGTGGCGAATTTGGTGAGCGCCTCTTGCGCAAATGGATAAACGATGTCAGCTAA
- the hisF gene encoding imidazole glycerol phosphate synthase subunit HisF yields MPKSGLCKRIIPCLDVANGRTVKGVKFQNLRDIGDPVELGYEYQKQGADELMFLDITASKEDRSTVFDLVREVAHRLSIPFTVGGGISSIQDVRKLLELGADKVSINTSAVNRPELIEEIATACGSQCCVVAIDARKRAKGLNESNTSNRLNESTGSTGSTVSDASVASAAADGSDGSGGSGGSGGSDGSGGSVWEVLTRGGSVSTGLDALEWGKECVRRGAGEIMLTSWDADGTQQGFDIEMVKAFSMLPIPVIASGGARDPQSFVDVFTEGCADAALAASIFHDCIYTISQVKRQLNQEGIPVRIC; encoded by the coding sequence ATGCCGAAGAGTGGATTGTGTAAACGGATTATTCCGTGCCTTGATGTAGCAAATGGTCGCACCGTCAAAGGGGTCAAGTTCCAGAATTTGCGTGACATTGGAGACCCGGTTGAACTCGGCTATGAATACCAGAAACAGGGCGCAGATGAACTCATGTTCCTCGATATTACTGCATCCAAGGAAGACCGCAGCACTGTCTTTGACCTGGTTAGAGAAGTTGCTCATCGTTTGTCGATTCCTTTTACCGTTGGTGGTGGTATATCGTCTATTCAGGATGTGCGAAAACTCTTAGAACTGGGTGCCGACAAAGTATCGATCAACACTTCTGCTGTAAACAGACCGGAATTGATTGAAGAAATTGCCACCGCATGTGGTTCTCAATGTTGCGTCGTAGCGATTGACGCGCGAAAACGGGCTAAGGGCTTAAATGAATCGAATACTTCGAATCGATTGAATGAATCGACCGGATCAACGGGATCGACTGTCTCCGATGCCTCTGTTGCCTCAGCTGCCGCGGATGGCTCGGATGGTTCGGGTGGTTCGGGTGGTTCGGGTGGCTCGGATGGTTCGGGTGGCTCGGTCTGGGAAGTTTTGACCAGAGGCGGCTCTGTATCCACTGGACTGGACGCGCTTGAATGGGGCAAAGAATGTGTGCGACGGGGCGCAGGCGAGATTATGCTAACTTCATGGGATGCCGACGGAACGCAACAAGGTTTTGATATTGAGATGGTGAAGGCTTTTTCCATGCTGCCGATTCCAGTGATTGCCTCAGGCGGTGCTCGGGATCCACAGAGTTTTGTCGATGTTTTTACTGAAGGTTGCGCCGACGCCGCTCTTGCAGCGAGCATTTTTCACGATTGTATTTACACTATCAGCCAGGTTAAGAGACAGCTCAATCAAGAGGGGATTCCAGTGCGTATATGTTGA
- the hisE gene encoding phosphoribosyl-ATP diphosphatase, which produces MLIPSIDIMNGKAVQLKQGKEFVLQSERTPLELAKEFNRYGEVAVIDLDAALRKGNNRELIKEICRVCDVRVGGGIRDVDTGREFLKAGAKRLIVGTMATPEFLDKFSPQQVMVALDHKGEIVVDQGWENATGETIWARAERLAPYCAGFLATFVEGEGCLNGMDIEAIKGLKDKIKGQLTVAGGIAETDEIVQISALGVDVQVGMALYTGRIDPIEAVVKSIVFKEDGLVPTIVQDQTGQVLMMAYSSKDSLSRALREGKGIYFSRSRNEIWEKGLTSGNAQKLISCRVDCDRDCLLFTVVQENAACHNQTYSCFGGVTSDRKFSLPELFETIQSRKNSGSSKSYTATLLSDRRLLLKKIMEEAYEVVSYSSKENLRWEIADLIYFASVLAVDEGLEWRDIEAELAGRRR; this is translated from the coding sequence ATGTTGATACCAAGCATTGATATTATGAACGGCAAAGCTGTTCAACTTAAGCAGGGAAAGGAATTCGTTTTGCAGAGCGAGCGCACGCCGCTTGAGTTAGCCAAAGAGTTCAATCGCTATGGCGAAGTGGCAGTAATAGACCTGGATGCGGCGCTTCGAAAAGGCAATAATCGTGAGTTGATCAAAGAGATCTGTCGGGTCTGTGATGTGCGCGTCGGTGGCGGCATACGAGACGTTGACACCGGCAGGGAATTCCTCAAGGCTGGCGCCAAAAGGTTGATCGTCGGTACGATGGCAACGCCGGAATTTTTAGATAAGTTTTCGCCGCAGCAGGTGATGGTGGCACTCGACCATAAGGGCGAGATTGTCGTTGACCAGGGCTGGGAGAACGCCACCGGTGAAACTATCTGGGCCCGCGCTGAACGGCTGGCTCCTTACTGCGCAGGATTTCTCGCAACTTTTGTGGAAGGCGAGGGATGTCTCAATGGCATGGACATTGAGGCGATAAAAGGTTTGAAAGATAAGATAAAAGGTCAACTCACCGTTGCTGGTGGCATCGCTGAGACGGATGAAATTGTTCAGATCTCGGCCCTGGGTGTTGATGTTCAAGTTGGAATGGCGCTTTATACAGGGCGTATCGACCCGATTGAAGCTGTCGTGAAGTCAATTGTGTTCAAGGAAGACGGGCTCGTGCCGACTATCGTTCAAGATCAAACTGGACAGGTCTTGATGATGGCTTACAGCTCCAAAGATAGTTTGAGTCGTGCATTGAGGGAAGGTAAAGGCATTTACTTCAGCAGATCTCGCAACGAAATCTGGGAGAAGGGACTGACCTCAGGCAACGCGCAGAAGCTTATCTCCTGCCGGGTTGATTGCGACAGAGATTGTCTTCTCTTCACCGTTGTACAAGAAAATGCAGCGTGTCACAATCAGACATACAGTTGTTTCGGTGGTGTCACTTCCGATAGAAAGTTTTCTCTGCCTGAACTCTTCGAGACTATTCAGTCTCGCAAGAATTCAGGCTCAAGCAAGTCGTATACGGCAACGCTGCTGTCCGATCGCAGGCTGCTTTTGAAGAAGATCATGGAAGAGGCGTATGAAGTAGTGTCATATTCCTCGAAAGAGAATCTAAGGTGGGAAATCGCAGATTTGATTTATTTCGCAAGCGTGCTTGCAGTGGATGAAGGTCTTGAGTGGAGAGATATCGAAGCAGAGTTGGCAGGGCGCAGACGTTAG
- a CDS encoding pyridoxal phosphate-dependent aminotransferase: protein MESRSVFKSAGEQEDLSGISRRVAQITVSAIKQMPILASKVPGCVSLGQGIPSPNTPLFIREAVIKALQSDGAVGKYSLQPGIPRLKELIAQDLMRTRNIPQINPETEIFVSCGGMEALATGIATIVDKGDEVILNSPSYSSHIEQILFSEGVPVFVPLDEGAEWTLNIEALRKAITKRTKAIILCSPSNPTGAVFSETQLREIAALILEHNLFVILDETYDFLVYDNQPYFSLMSVPELKNNIIAACSFSKRYCMTGWRVGYMYAPERIIRQVLKVHDAFAICAPTISQYAALAALEGTNGKDGPGDESVRQLMDIMTLRRNLVCERLDRLSEVFTYAKPRGGYYVFPRFKARENIGSMDFALRILNEAKVITVPGNAFGPTGEGHIRMSFGAEEKELTEAFDRIDNWLAANN from the coding sequence ATGGAAAGCAGGTCAGTATTCAAAAGTGCCGGTGAACAGGAAGATTTGAGCGGGATTTCTCGTCGGGTTGCTCAGATTACTGTGTCCGCTATTAAACAAATGCCCATTCTGGCAAGCAAGGTGCCTGGCTGTGTCTCTCTTGGGCAAGGCATTCCGTCACCGAATACGCCACTATTCATTAGAGAAGCTGTTATCAAGGCTCTGCAAAGCGATGGCGCAGTTGGAAAGTATTCACTGCAACCAGGTATTCCTCGTCTGAAGGAGTTGATCGCCCAGGACTTGATGCGTACAAGGAATATTCCGCAGATTAACCCGGAGACTGAGATATTTGTCAGTTGCGGTGGCATGGAAGCGCTTGCAACCGGTATCGCCACCATCGTCGATAAGGGCGATGAGGTGATTTTGAATTCGCCCAGCTATTCCTCGCATATTGAGCAAATTCTGTTTTCAGAAGGTGTCCCTGTGTTTGTGCCGCTTGATGAAGGAGCAGAGTGGACTCTCAATATCGAGGCACTCAGGAAAGCTATTACGAAAAGGACAAAGGCGATTATTCTGTGCAGTCCTTCGAATCCAACCGGAGCCGTCTTCTCTGAGACTCAGCTGCGTGAAATTGCAGCGTTGATTTTGGAGCACAATTTGTTTGTCATACTTGATGAAACCTATGACTTTCTCGTCTATGACAATCAACCATATTTTAGTTTGATGTCGGTTCCAGAATTGAAGAATAACATCATCGCAGCCTGTAGTTTCAGTAAGCGATACTGCATGACAGGTTGGCGTGTAGGTTATATGTATGCGCCCGAGCGCATTATAAGACAGGTCCTGAAAGTGCACGATGCTTTTGCCATCTGCGCTCCTACAATCTCCCAATATGCAGCCCTGGCTGCCCTGGAAGGTACGAATGGAAAAGACGGGCCCGGCGATGAAAGTGTAAGACAACTGATGGATATAATGACCCTGCGCCGCAATCTTGTTTGCGAAAGATTAGATCGCTTATCCGAGGTTTTCACTTACGCTAAACCACGTGGTGGCTACTATGTTTTTCCCCGTTTTAAGGCGCGCGAAAATATCGGTTCGATGGATTTTGCCCTGCGAATATTGAACGAAGCAAAGGTAATCACTGTGCCCGGAAACGCGTTCGGTCCTACTGGCGAAGGGCATATTCGAATGTCATTTGGCGCCGAAGAGAAAGAATTGACGGAAGCTTTTGACCGCATAGACAATTGGTTGGCTGCTAATAACTGA